The Pandoraea vervacti DNA window TGATGGACTGCCGTCGCATGTTCCTGCGCGACTATGAGGTGTTCATCAATATCGGCGTGCACGATCACGAAAAGCGTGGCGAGCAGCGCGTGCTCATCAACGTGCAATTGTTTGTGCCGCTGGCCGACAGCACGCCCACGGAAGACAAGCTCGACGAAGTCGTCGACTATGACTTCATGCGCGAGACCATCGCCAAACGCGTGGGGCAAGGCCATATCCATTTGCAGGAAACCCTTTGCGACGACGTCGCGCGTGCGCTGCTGGCGCATCCGCGCGTGCGAGCCGTGGGCGTGTCGACCGAGAAGCCCGACGTTTATCCCGATTGCCACTCGGTCGGCATCGAAGTGTTCCAGATGAAGGATGCCTGACATGAGTGCCGTCATGCCCGAGACCGGCGCGCCGATGGCCGCGACCGGCAATGCCACCGCCGACAGCGTGAAGAAGGCGCAGAAGCTGGCGTTCGAGAACAACAAGCTCGAAAAGCGTCTGTTCCGTCTGACGGGGCAGGCCATCGGCGACTACAACATGATCGAGCAGGGCGATCGCGTGATGGTGTGCATGTCCGGCGGCAAGGACAGCTATGCCATGCTCGATATCCTGCTCAAACTGCGCGAGCGTGCGCCGATCGACTTCTCGATCGTCGCCGTCAACCTCGATCAGAAGCAACCGGGATTCCCGGAGCATGTGCTGCCCGATTACTTCCGCTCCATCGGTGTAGATTTCCACATCGAGAATCAGGACACGTATTCCATCGTGAAGCGCGTGGTGCCCGAGGGCAAGACCACGTGTTCGCTGTGCTCGCGTCTGCGTCGCGGCATTCTCTATCGCGTGGCGGGCGAGCTCGGGGCGACGAAGATCGCGCTGGGCCATCATCGCGACGACATCATCGAGACGCTGTTCCTGAATATCTTCTATGGTGGCAAGCTCAAGGGCATGCCGCCGAAGCTGCAATCGGACGACGGCAAGAATGTCGTGATCCGGCCGCTGGCCTATGTGCGGGAACCGGATCTGGAGCGTTACGCCGAGTACAAACAGTTCCCGATCATTCCGTGCACGTTGTGCGGCAGCCAGCCCAACCTGAAGCGTGCGGAAATGAAGTCGCTCATTCGCCTGTGGGAGAAGCAGCACCCGGGGCGCATCAAGTCGATTTTCAGCGCGTTGTCCAACGTGGTGCCGTCGCACCTGATGGACACGAATCTGCACGACTTCAAGAACTTGCGTGCAACGGGGCAACCCGATCCGCTCGGCGACATTGCGTTCGACGAGGCGCCCTGTGGCGACGAGGACGATGCGGGCATCATTCGCATCACGCAGTTCGACGACTGAGTCTGCTCCGAATCCGTCGCCAGCCATCGACACGAACGTGCCTCGCCCGCCACCCTTGCGTGCGCGGGCGGGGCGCGAAATCCCGAATCAAGCCTTCCTATTTTCGAATCGTCACGACGCCATGAATATTGTGATTCTCGCCGCAGGCATGGGTAAGCGCATGCGCTCGAAGTTGCCCAAGGTCTTGCAACCGTTGGCCGGTCGCCCGCTCCTGTCGCACGTGATCGCGACGGCGCGCAAACTCGAACCCGGCAAACTGATCGTTGTGATCGGACACGGCGGCGATGCCGTGCGTGAGGCCGTTGCCGGTGACGGTGTCCTGTTTGCCGAGCAAGCGCAACAGTTGGGCACGGGGCACGCCGTGCAACAAGCCGTGTCGTTGCTCGATGAATCGGCCTCGACGCTCGTGCTCTACGGCGATGTGCCGCTCACGCGCGCCGAGACGCTCAAGGGTCTGATCGACGCCGCCGGCAAGGACAAGCTGGGCGTACTGACGGTCGATCTCGACAATCCGACCGGTTATGGCCGAATCGTGCGAGACGCGGCGGGCAACGTGCAGCGCATCGTCGAGCAAAAGGACGCCAACGAAGCCGAATTGGCGATCCGTGAAATCAACACCGGCATTCTGGTGGCGCCCACGCGTGCCCTCAAGGAGTGGCTTGGCGGACTGAAGAACCAGAACGCACAGGGCGAGTACTACCTGACCGACGTGATCGCGTGCGCGGTGGCGGACGGCGTGTCCGTCGTCACCACGCAGCCAGCCTTCGCGTGGGAGCCGAATGGTGTGAACGACAAAGCGCAACTGGCCGAGCTGGAGCGCGACTATCAACGCAATGCAGCGGGTGCACTGCTGGCCGCTGGCGTCACGCTGATCGATCCGGCGCGGTTCGACCTGCGCGGCGAGATCGCGTGCGGCACCGATGTGTCCATCGATGTGAACTGTGTGTTCGAAGGCAAGGTGACGATCGGCGATGGCGTGTCGATCGGTGCGAACTGCGTCATTCGGAACACGACCATCGGCGCGGGCACCCGCATCGAGGCATTCAGCCATCTGGACGGTGCGGCTGTCGGCGTGGACGCGCATATCGGGCCTTACGCGCGACTGCGTCCGGGGGCGGATCTCGCGGACGAAGTGCACATCGGCAACTTCGTGGAGGTGAAAAACGCCTCCCTGGCGAAGGGCTCGAAGGCCAATCATCTGGCGTATGTCGGCGATTCGACCGTGGGCGCGCGCGTGAACATCGGCGCTGGCACGATCACGTGCAATTACGATGGTGCGAACAAGCACCGCACGGTCATCGAGGACGACGTGTTCATCGGTTCGGACACGCAGCTCGTCGCGCCGGTGACGGTGCGTCGCGGCACGACCATTGCTGCGGGCACGACCGTCTGGAAGGACACGCCGGAAGATTCGCTGGTGCTCAATGGCAAGACGCAGGAAGCGAAGGCGGGTTATGTCCGCCCGCGCAAGCAGAAGCAGTAAAATCGCGGTTATGTGCCGGCGCACGAGAGACAGACGTGCGCCGGGGAGTTAAAGCGGATCTCATCCGTTCGAATGCGCCGGAGACGATCCGGCCCTCAAGGAAGCGAATATGTGCGGCATTGTCGGCGCGGTAGCGCGACGTAATGTAGTACCGGTGTTGGTCGAAGGGCTGCGCCGTCTGGAGTATCGCGGCTACGACT harbors:
- a CDS encoding dihydroneopterin aldolase, with translation MHSALSHPRLMDCRRMFLRDYEVFINIGVHDHEKRGEQRVLINVQLFVPLADSTPTEDKLDEVVDYDFMRETIAKRVGQGHIHLQETLCDDVARALLAHPRVRAVGVSTEKPDVYPDCHSVGIEVFQMKDA
- the ttcA gene encoding tRNA 2-thiocytidine(32) synthetase TtcA; this translates as MSAVMPETGAPMAATGNATADSVKKAQKLAFENNKLEKRLFRLTGQAIGDYNMIEQGDRVMVCMSGGKDSYAMLDILLKLRERAPIDFSIVAVNLDQKQPGFPEHVLPDYFRSIGVDFHIENQDTYSIVKRVVPEGKTTCSLCSRLRRGILYRVAGELGATKIALGHHRDDIIETLFLNIFYGGKLKGMPPKLQSDDGKNVVIRPLAYVREPDLERYAEYKQFPIIPCTLCGSQPNLKRAEMKSLIRLWEKQHPGRIKSIFSALSNVVPSHLMDTNLHDFKNLRATGQPDPLGDIAFDEAPCGDEDDAGIIRITQFDD
- the glmU gene encoding bifunctional UDP-N-acetylglucosamine diphosphorylase/glucosamine-1-phosphate N-acetyltransferase GlmU, whose amino-acid sequence is MNIVILAAGMGKRMRSKLPKVLQPLAGRPLLSHVIATARKLEPGKLIVVIGHGGDAVREAVAGDGVLFAEQAQQLGTGHAVQQAVSLLDESASTLVLYGDVPLTRAETLKGLIDAAGKDKLGVLTVDLDNPTGYGRIVRDAAGNVQRIVEQKDANEAELAIREINTGILVAPTRALKEWLGGLKNQNAQGEYYLTDVIACAVADGVSVVTTQPAFAWEPNGVNDKAQLAELERDYQRNAAGALLAAGVTLIDPARFDLRGEIACGTDVSIDVNCVFEGKVTIGDGVSIGANCVIRNTTIGAGTRIEAFSHLDGAAVGVDAHIGPYARLRPGADLADEVHIGNFVEVKNASLAKGSKANHLAYVGDSTVGARVNIGAGTITCNYDGANKHRTVIEDDVFIGSDTQLVAPVTVRRGTTIAAGTTVWKDTPEDSLVLNGKTQEAKAGYVRPRKQKQ